The segment CCCCGCCGGCCAGGCCGCCTACTACGGCCGCGGCCCCATCCAGCTCTCCTGGAACTTCAACTACAAGGCCGCCGGTGACGCCCTCGGCATCGACCTGCTGAACAACCCCTGGCGCGTCGAGCAGGACCCGGCCGTCGCCATGATGACCGGCCTCTGGTACTGGAACACCCAGAGCGGCCCCGGCACGATGACCGCCCACAACGCCATGGTCAACGGCGCCGGCTTCGGCCAGACCATCTGGGCGATCAACGGCAGCCTGGAATGCAACGGCGGCAACCCGGCCCAGGTCCAGAGCCGGGTCACCAAGTACCAGCAGTTCACCCAGATCCTGGGCGTCCCCGCCGGGTCGAACCTGTCCTGCTAGTCGGCTACCGCCAAGCGACGAAAACGCTCCGGGCGACGGGCTCCACGGCGAACGTGGGCCCGTCGCTCCGCTCTTGAGGAGCGCCGCGACCCAGCTGTTCGGCGGCGTGTCCCGACCGCCCGGCTCCGGCAGGTCGTCGGGGCCTACGGGTGATCGGCCTCGACGGCATCGAGCGCCGCCGACAGCCGGTCCAGCACCCGCACCGTCTCGTCGAAGGCCTCCTGGCCGCCCAGTTCCCGCAGGAGCGCGGCGGCCAGTTCCGCGTGGCCCGGCCCGATGCGGGCGATGGCGGCCCGGCCCGCCTCGGTCGGGGTGAGGAGCTTGGCGCGGCGGTGGGCCGGGTTCGGTTCGTAGACCGCGAGTCCCTCCCGTACGAGCAGGTCCGCGATCCGCTGGACGCTCTGCCGGGTGATGCCCATGACCCGGGCGATCCCGGCGACCGGGAGGGGTTCCGGGAGGACGGCTCCGAGGACCTGCCACCAGGCGGCGGTCAGGCCGGCCGGTTCGGCCAGCTTCTCGGAGACGGCGAGGAACTGGCCGTTGAGGCGGAAGACGCCCAGGGCCGTGCGGGAGAGGGCGTCCTGCGGCTCGCGGCTCATGAGTTCAGCTCGACGAACGCCGCCGGGTCCGAGTCGTGGAAGAGGCGGTACCAGGCGTCCCGCTTGCCCTCGTACGCGCCGAGCGCGGCGAAGACCTCGCGGGCGAAGGCGACCGGCTCCGTCGGGCCCGCCGTGATCAGGTCGCCGGTCCCGGCCTCGCCGCCGGAGGTCACCGCGTCCGCGTCGACGTAGTGCTCGCCGCCCTTGTAGCCGGTGGCGGCCAGGTAGAACGAGACCGCGCCGGTGTGCGGGCGGTCGTCGAGCAGGCCCTCCTTGGCGAGTCCGGCGGTGGCGCCGCAGATCGCGGCGACCGGCACCCCGGCGTCGAGGAAGGTCCGGGCCGCGGCCGGGAAGGCGGCGAGCTCGTCTCCCTCGTCGTACTTCTCGGCGCCCGGAAGGATCAGCAGGGCGCTGTCCTCGGGGCGGAGGTCGGCGAGCGCGAGGTCGGGGACGATCCGGATTCCGGCGATCGTCGTGACGGGCTCCCCGGCGACCGGGCCGACGGTCCTGACCGTGTAGCCGGCGCGGGCGAGCCAGGCGGTGGCGTGGCCCGTCTCCCAGTCGGCGAGGGTGTCGTAGACGGCGAGGTGGACGGTCTTCGTTCCCATGGCTGCTCCCTCGGCTGTTCCCAGGACTTCAATGACAACAGACTGTCATCTCGACAGGATGCTGTCAAGTAATCGGCCTCGGGAAGCAAGGTGTCGCGTCCGCCCCGGTCTCGGTGGACAAGATGGCCATGGCCCGCCCTACCTGCGGTTCCTTACCCTCGGACCCATGACCCCTCATGTCATCGAACCCGATCCCCAGGCCGGGGCCGCCGTCAAGGCAGCCGACCGCGCGCACGTGTTCCACTCCTGGTCCGCCCAGGGCCTGATCGACCCGCTCGCCGTC is part of the Streptomyces sp. NBC_00250 genome and harbors:
- a CDS encoding MarR family winged helix-turn-helix transcriptional regulator, which codes for MSREPQDALSRTALGVFRLNGQFLAVSEKLAEPAGLTAAWWQVLGAVLPEPLPVAGIARVMGITRQSVQRIADLLVREGLAVYEPNPAHRRAKLLTPTEAGRAAIARIGPGHAELAAALLRELGGQEAFDETVRVLDRLSAALDAVEADHP
- a CDS encoding DJ-1/PfpI family protein; this translates as MGTKTVHLAVYDTLADWETGHATAWLARAGYTVRTVGPVAGEPVTTIAGIRIVPDLALADLRPEDSALLILPGAEKYDEGDELAAFPAAARTFLDAGVPVAAICGATAGLAKEGLLDDRPHTGAVSFYLAATGYKGGEHYVDADAVTSGGEAGTGDLITAGPTEPVAFAREVFAALGAYEGKRDAWYRLFHDSDPAAFVELNS